A part of Gossypium hirsutum isolate 1008001.06 chromosome A07, Gossypium_hirsutum_v2.1, whole genome shotgun sequence genomic DNA contains:
- the LOC107956482 gene encoding germin-like protein subfamily 1 member 14: MKGVQFLVAFVLLALASKLVSASDPSPLQDFCVAINDTKDGVFVNGKFCKDPKLAKAEDFYLSRLNIPGNTSNQVGSMVTPANVQQIPGLNTLGISLVRIDYAPYGGLNPPHTHPRATEILVVVEGTLYVGFVTSNMDNRLFTKVLHPGDVFVFPEGLVHFQFNIGHTNAVAFAALSSQNPGVITIANAVFGSDPAINPDVLAKAFQLDKNIVNQLQSRFWWDNN; the protein is encoded by the exons ATGAAAGGTGTTCAATTCCTTGTAGCATTTGTGCTCTTGGCTTTGGCTTCTAAACTTGTCTCAGCTTCAGATCCAAGTCCTCTTCAGGACTTTTGTGTAGCAATTAATGATACTAAAGATGGTG TTTTTGTTAATGGCAAGTTCTGCAAGGACCCAAAGCTTGCCAAAGCAGAAGACTTTTACCTTTCAAGGCTCAACATTCCAGGAAATACATCAAACCAAGTCGGATCAATGGTCACTCCAGCCAATGTTCAACAAATACCAGGACTTAACACTCTTGGCATATCTCTTGTTCGAATTGACTACGCACCTTATGGTGGCCTAAACCCTCCTCACACCCACCCTCGTGCCACTGAAATTCTAGTCGTTGTGGAGGGCACACTTTATGTCGGTTTTGTTACATCGAACATGGATAACCGTCTCTTCACCAAAGTCCTGCACCCTGGAGATGTCTTTGTTTTCCCGGAAGGTCTGGTTCACTTCCAATTCAACATAGGGCATACCAATGCAGTTGCCTTTGCCGCTCTTAGTAGCCAGAACCCGGGGGTTATCACCATTGCAAATGCAGTGTTTGGCTCAGACCCCGCCATCAATCCTGATGTTCTTGCCAAAGCCTTCCAACTGGATAAGAATATCGTTAACCAACTGCAGTCCCGATTCTGGTGGGATAACAACTAG
- the LOC107956483 gene encoding germin-like protein subfamily 1 member 13, which translates to MKSAYFILAFCLLALASPLAYASDPSSLQDFCVAIDDHKDGVFVNGKFCKDPKLAKAEDFYYSGLNIPRNTSNPVGSTVTPVNVAQIPGLNTLGISLVRIDYGPNGGLNPPHTHPRATEILVVVEGTLYVGFVTSNTDNRLITKVLYPGDVFVFPIGLIHFQFNVGKTKAVAFAGLSSQNPGVITIANAVFGPNPSINPDILVKAFQLDKNVVKKLQSKFWWANN; encoded by the exons ATGAAAAGTGCTTATTTCATCCTAGCATTTTGTCTTTTGGCTCTAGCTTCCCCATTAGCCTACGCATCTGATCCTAGTTCTCTCCAAGACTTCTGCGTAGCCATCGACGACCACAAGGATGGTG TGTTTGTTAATGGGAAGTTCTGCAAGGATCCAAAGCTTGCCAAAGCAGAAGACTTCTATTATTCAGGGCTCAACATTCCTAGAAACACATCAAATCCGGTAGGATCCACTGTGACTCCCGTCAATGTTGCTCAAATACCGGGGCTCAATACTCTTGGCATCTCATTGGTTCGAATTGACTATGGACCAAATGGTGGCCTAAACCCCCCTCACACTCACCCTCGTGCCACCGAAATCCTAGTCGTTGTCGAGGGCACACTCTATGTTGGCTTTGTGACATCCAACACCGATAATCGTCTCATTACCAAGGTCCTATACCCTGGAGATGTATTTGTTTTCCCAATTGGCCTCATTCACTTCCAGTTCAATGTGGGAAAAACCAAGGCCGTTGCCTTCGCTGGTTTGAGCAGCCAGAATCCTGGTGTCATTACAATAGCCAATGCAGTGTTCGGACCAAATCCATCGATTAATCCTGATATCCTTGTCAAAGCTTTCCAATTGGACAAAAATGTGGTGAAAAAACTTCAATCAAAATTTTGGTGGGCTAACAATTAG